The window CTTCTTTTACAACGGCGAAAGCTTTTGGTACTTCTCCGTAGACGGGATGAGGCACGCCGACTACTGCCGCTTCTAATAGTTCAGGAATTTGATAGAGCACTTCTTCCACTTCAACTGGGTAAACATTTTCTCCGCCTCGAATAATCATATCTTTTTTGCGGTCTACAATATACAGAAGCCCATCCTCGTCGAATCGCCCTAAATCGCCTGAATAGAGCCAACCATCTTTTATTGCGCGAGCTGTTTCTTCTTCATTTTTTAAATAGCCTTTCATGACTTGAGGGCCTTTTACGACAATTTCTCCAACTTGTCCAGCAGGTAGTGAATTGCCGTATTCATCGACGATTCGTATTTCCGTTTGTGGTAGTGGTTCACCAACTGATCCGATTTTATGAAGGGCAAGATGGTCTTTAAGTGAGGAAGCGGCAGGTGCATTTTCCGTTTGACCATATAAGTTTTGTACCTTTATATTCGGGAATGTTTCTTTTAATTTCTTCAAAATTTCGTAGGGCATAGGTGCCGCTCCGTAACCGAATAAACGCAGTGTTAGAAGCTCAATTTCCTTTATATGTGGCAAATTCAACATAATCGTATACATTGCTGGAACACCGAAGAACATGGTCGGCTTTGCATTTTGTAAAAGTGCTAATGTTTTGTCAGTAGAGAACGTCTCTTCAATAATGATCGTTCCACCTTTATACGTAACTGGGACAACGAAAACATGCGCTGCTGCACAATGGAATAATGGTGTGGATACAAGCATGCGGTCATTTTCTGTAATATCCATTACCTCTGACCAAATTTCTCCTGCCGCAATGATATTTCGATGCGTCAACATAACCCCTTTAGGCTTCCCGGTTGTTCCAGATGTGTACATAATAACGGACGTATCATGCTCACCTAATGGCACAGGTGATAAGTGGAGTGATTCATCATCGAGAATCTTACCGAGCTGATTTTCGCCTCCGATTGCTAGCTTTTCATGGAAGACATATTTCGTCGCGTCAATGACGTTTTCAATACGTATATCATAAATAAGCGACTTTGCTTCTGAATGATTGAAAATATATTCCACTTCAGGAACAGCGAGCTTCGTATTTACGGGCATAACAGAAAATCCACCTAATTGAAGACCGAAGTAGCACACTAAAAATACATCGGTGTTTAATGAATAAAGCGCAATGATATCGCCCTTTTCATAGCCATTCGATTGAAAGTAAGCCGCAACTCGTTTCGCCTTTTCATAAAATTCATGATAGGTCCACTCACGTCCGTTATAAGAAGTAAACACTTTGTTTGGTTGACTTTGAGCATAATTGCCGAATAATTCCGGTAGTAACATATCGATCGCCCCTTTATTTCAATAATTTAATAATGTAGTCTGCAAAATGCTGTTTGAGCTCTTCCTTTGCCATTCTCCCATTTGGGCTATACCATTGTTGAATCCAATTCATTGCACCAAGTATGATCATTCGGACTATAATCGGCTCCTTCACATGAAATTCCCCTGTTGTGAAGCCTTTTTCAATTACTTTGTCAAATAGACTAGAATAATGCTTTCGTAATTTCAGCACTGGTTCGATTTGTTCGGGATTAAACATTTGTTTCGGCTCGATAATCATGTTAAAGGTTTCTTTTTCCTCCACTGCATAGTTGATATGTGTGGCGACCATTTTTCGAAGAATTTCTTCCGCGGTGCCCTCTCCTTGTAACTCCTCCTCAAGCTCTTGCGTTGCTTGCGCGAGCACAAGTTTATGACATTGGTACATTAAATCGCCTTTATTTTTAAAGTAATAATATAAAGAACCTTTCGTCATCAACATCTCTGCCGCAATTTCTTCCATTGTTGCGCCATCATAACCTCTCCGATTAACGATCGTAATTGCGGATAATAAGATTTGTTCTTTCTTCTTTAGTATTTTTTTCTCAGAG is drawn from Solibacillus sp. R5-41 and contains these coding sequences:
- a CDS encoding class I adenylate-forming enzyme family protein encodes the protein MLLPELFGNYAQSQPNKVFTSYNGREWTYHEFYEKAKRVAAYFQSNGYEKGDIIALYSLNTDVFLVCYFGLQLGGFSVMPVNTKLAVPEVEYIFNHSEAKSLIYDIRIENVIDATKYVFHEKLAIGGENQLGKILDDESLHLSPVPLGEHDTSVIMYTSGTTGKPKGVMLTHRNIIAAGEIWSEVMDITENDRMLVSTPLFHCAAAHVFVVPVTYKGGTIIIEETFSTDKTLALLQNAKPTMFFGVPAMYTIMLNLPHIKEIELLTLRLFGYGAAPMPYEILKKLKETFPNIKVQNLYGQTENAPAASSLKDHLALHKIGSVGEPLPQTEIRIVDEYGNSLPAGQVGEIVVKGPQVMKGYLKNEEETARAIKDGWLYSGDLGRFDEDGLLYIVDRKKDMIIRGGENVYPVEVEEVLYQIPELLEAAVVGVPHPVYGEVPKAFAVVKEGKTMTEAQVKDYLATQLAKYKVPLEVEFLNELPRNASGKVLKHTLGPKVDVGV
- a CDS encoding TetR/AcrR family transcriptional regulator, whose translation is MKLSEKKILKKKEQILLSAITIVNRRGYDGATMEEIAAEMLMTKGSLYYYFKNKGDLMYQCHKLVLAQATQELEEELQGEGTAEEILRKMVATHINYAVEEKETFNMIIEPKQMFNPEQIEPVLKLRKHYSSLFDKVIEKGFTTGEFHVKEPIIVRMIILGAMNWIQQWYSPNGRMAKEELKQHFADYIIKLLK